The following coding sequences are from one Catharus ustulatus isolate bCatUst1 chromosome 30, bCatUst1.pri.v2, whole genome shotgun sequence window:
- the SSR2 gene encoding translocon-associated protein subunit beta, translated as MKLALLAVFALVSVAHCEDGARLLASKSLLNRYAVEGKDLTLQYNIYNVGSSAALDVELSDDSFPPEDFGIVSGMLNVKWDRIAPASNVSHTVVLRPLKAGYFNFTSATITYLAQEGAQVVVGFTSAPGQGGILAQRDFDRRFSPHFLDWAAFGVMTLPSIGIPLLLWYSSKRKYDTPKTKKN; from the exons ATGAAGCTCGCGCTTCTTGCCGTGTTTGCCCTGGTGTCTGTGGCTCACTGTGAGGATGGTGCCAGGCTCCTGGCCTCCAAATCCCTGTTAAACAGATATGCAGTGGAGGGCAAGGACTTGACTTTGCAGTACAACATCTACAATGTTGGCTCCAG TGCTGCCCTGGATGTGGAGCTGTCTGATGATTCCTTCCCCCCAGAAGATTTTGGCATCGTCTCTGGCATGCTCAACGTCAAGTGGGACAGGATTGCTCC AGCGAGCAACGTGTCCCACACCGTGGTTCTACGGCCTCTCAAAGCTGGCTACTTCAACTTCACCTCTGCCACCATCACGTACCTGGCACAGGAGGGTGCACAGGTTGTG GTTGGCTTCACTAgtgctcctgggcagggaggaatCCTGGCTCAGCGTGACTTCGACAGGAGGTTCTCCCCTCATTTT CTGGACTGGGCCGCATTTGGCGTGATGACCCTGCCGTCCATCGGGATCCCCCTGCTGCTCTGGTACTCGAGCAAGAGGAAGTACGACACCCCCAAGACCAAAAAGAACTGA
- the LOC117008786 gene encoding T-complex protein 1 subunit gamma-like produces the protein MSTQLYPAGPRAGPGLPRAPAEPPLLPPRCPPSLPGRNSPGVPSDRARRSRAIHRGSGAVRCGAALPGDSAEAPEGSAAMMGPRPVLVLSQNTKRESGRKVQTGNITAAKTIADIIRTCLGPRAMMKMLLDPMGGIVMTNDGNAILREIQVQHPAAKSMIEISRTQDEEVGDGTTSVIILGKETDSDTLHQG, from the exons aTGAGCACTCAGCTGTACCCCGCAGGCCccagggccgggccgggcctgCCCCGCGCTCCGGCGGAGCCCCCGCTGCTcccgccccgctgcccgccGTCACTTCCCGGCCGGAACTCGCCGGGCGTTCCCTCTGATCGGGCGCGGCGCTCACGCGCGATTCACCGCGGCTCAGGGGCGGTGCGCTGTGGCGCGGCATTACCAGGCGACAGTGCCGAGGCTCCAGAAGGTTCCGCCGCGATGATGGGCCCGCGCCCCGTCCTGGTTCTCA GTCAGAATACAAAACGTGAGTCTGGAAGAAAAGTCCAGACAGGAAACATCACTGCTGCAAAG ACTATTGCTGACATTATCCGAACATGTTTAGGACCAAGAGCAATGATGAAG ATGCTCTTGGACCCCATGGGTGGGATTGTGATGACCAACGATGGCAATGCTATTCTTAGAGAA ATTCAAGTCCAGCATCCAGCTGCAAAATCAATGATAGAGATCAGCCGCACTCAGGATGAAGAAGTTGGAGATGGGACCACATCTGTCATTATCCTTGGTAAGGAGACTGACTCAGACACTTTGCATCAAGGCTGA